In Pseudomonadota bacterium, the genomic window GCCGGCACCTATATCCTCTATGCGAGCCATGTGGCCGCGATGGCCCCCGGCAGCAATATGGGGGCGGCAACCCCGGTCAGCCTCGGCATGCCCGGGCTTCCCGGCAGCACCGAGCCGGAGAAGAAGTCCGATCCCTCCGATCCGAATGCCAGCAAGGACAAGCCGGCCGCCTCCGGCAGCACCATGGAGCGGAAGATCCTCAACGATGCGACCGCCTATATGCGCAGCCTCGCCCAGCTCCGCCATCGCAATGCCGATTGGGCCGAGAAGGCGGTGCGCGAGGCGGCGACCTTGACCGCCGAGGAGGCGAAGAAGGAGCAGGTGATCGAGGTGATCGCCCGCGATCTCGACGACCTCCTGACCCAGATCGACGGCCGCAAGGTGACGGTCGGCAACCGCGAGGTGACGCTCTCAACCAAGGGGGCTTCGATCAAGAGCCTCGATGCGGATTGGCGCGAGAAGCTGATCCAGGTGCTGACCGATCCCAACATCGCCTACATCCTGATGCTGGGCGGCATCTACGGGATCATCTTCGAGTTCTGGAGCCCCGGCTTCGTGCTGCCGGGGATCATCGGCGGCATCTGCTTGCTCCTCGGCCTGACCGCGCTCGCCGTGCTGCCGGTCAACTATGGGGGGCTGGCCTTGATGCTGCTCGGCATCGCTCTCATGGTGGCCGAAGCCTTCACGCCCAATGTGATGGCGCTCGGCATCGGCGGGCTCGTCTCCTTCGTCGCCGGCTCGATCTTCCTCTACGATTCCGCCGGCAACGGCTTCGCCGTCCACGTGTCCTGGCCGCTGATCCTGGGTGCGGCGGCGGCGAGCCTCGTCTTCTTCCTCACCGTGCTCGGCATTGCCATGCGCGCGCGCCGCCGGCGGGTGGTGAGCGGCCGCGAAGAGATGATCGGCAGCCGCGGGACGGTGGTGGCCTGGGAGGGCGGCGAAGGCCGGGTCAAGACCCATGGCGAGGTCTGGCGGGCGCGCGGGGCGGCCACGCTCGATCCCGGCACCGATATCAGGGTCGTCGGCATCGACGGGCTCACCCTCGTGGTCGAGCCGGCAGCGAGCGCCTAATGAATGAACACATCATAGCCGCGCACGCGATCGGCTAGCCAGGCTTCCAGGGAGGAAACCATGTTCTCCGATGTCACCAGCATCGCCGTCCTGGTGCTGCCGATGGCGTTTCTGATGTTCGTGTTCTACTCCTCGCTCAAGATCCTGAGGGAGTATGAGCGCGGCGTCGTCTTCACCCTCGGCCGTTTCTGGGCAGTGAAGGGCCCCGGCCTCATCGTGCTGGTGCCGTTCGCCCAGCAGATGGTCAGGGTCGATCTCAGGACCCGCGTGCTCGACGTGCCCTCGCAAGACGTGATCAGCCGGGACAACATCTCGGTCAAGGTCAACGCCGTCATCTATTTCCGCGTCATCGACCCGGAGAAGGCGATCATTCAAGTCGAGTTTTTCGAGATGGCGACGAGCCAGCTCGCGCAGACCACACTCCGCTCGGTCCTGGGCCAGCACGATCTCGATGAGATGCTGGCGCAGCGCGACAAATTGAACGATCACATCAGGCGGATTCTGGACGAGCAGACCGAGGCCTGGGGCATCAAGGTCTCGAATGTCGAGCTGAAGCACATCGACCTGGCCGAGAACATGATCCGCGCCATCGCCAAGCAGGCCGAGGCGGAGCGCATAAGGCGCGCCAAGGTGATCGACGCCGAAGGCGAGCTGCAGGCGGCGCAAAAGCTCCTGGAGGCCGCCACCATCCTCGCCGGCAAACCCCAGGCGATGCAGCTCCGCTATCTAGCCGCCATGCAGAACATCGCCGGCGAGAAGGCCTCCACCATCATCTTCCCGGTGCCGGTCGACTGGCTCTCCCACATGAAGCCCGGCGGTCCTTCTGGCTGAGAGCTCGCTCCTCACCCGTTCGCTCCGCTCGCGACCTCTCCCCACGGGAGAGGTGACGAAAGGGAATCCCTCTTACCCCCTCTCCCATGGGGAGAGGGACGGGGTGAGGGGCGGGCAAGCCGAAATGCTACAGCAGCGCGCCGCGCGCCGTGATCGGCCAGAGGGCTTCGACGCGGCCTTCGCGCACGCCCACATACCAATCGTAGAAATTGACCGTCGGATCGCAATGGCCGGGCACCAGCATGAGCTTGTCGCCCAATGCCGGCGTGCGGTTGGGGTTCTTGTAGACGAAGCTGCAATGCTCGTCGCCGCCGCGGACATATTCGACATCGTCCTCGCCCCAGAGCCGGGGTGGGCCGGCATCGAGGCTGACCGCCTTGACGCCGGCATCGAAGACCGCGCGGTTCGGCTGCGGGCGGCTCATCACCGTTGAATAGACGAAGAGGCTCTGGCGGTAGTCGCTGACGGGATTGTCCTGGGCATCCCGGTTCTTTCCGTAGGCCACATCCATGAACAGGTATGAGCCGACCTGCAGCTCGTTGTAGACGCCGCTCTCGCCTTCCCACTCATAGGTGCCGGTGCCGGCGCCGCCGATATAGGTGCAAGCGAGCTTGCTCGCCGCCAAGGCGGCCTGGGTCGCCTTCGCCTTCTCGATGCCCGCCAGCGCGGCTGCCCGGCGCTCGCCATGATCCTCGATGTGCTGGGCGCGGCCGAAATAGGCCTGCAGGCCTTCGAAGCGCAAGCCCGGCGAGCGGGCGATGCGCTGCGCCAGGTCGACGGCCGGCTGCCCCGGCTCGACGCCGCAGCGATTGCCGCCGGTGTTGATCTCGACCCTGACGCCGAGCTC contains:
- a CDS encoding slipin family protein, whose product is MFSDVTSIAVLVLPMAFLMFVFYSSLKILREYERGVVFTLGRFWAVKGPGLIVLVPFAQQMVRVDLRTRVLDVPSQDVISRDNISVKVNAVIYFRVIDPEKAIIQVEFFEMATSQLAQTTLRSVLGQHDLDEMLAQRDKLNDHIRRILDEQTEAWGIKVSNVELKHIDLAENMIRAIAKQAEAERIRRAKVIDAEGELQAAQKLLEAATILAGKPQAMQLRYLAAMQNIAGEKASTIIFPVPVDWLSHMKPGGPSG
- a CDS encoding nodulation protein NfeD, with the protein product MPSRLGALAALVTALLTLSGAVFAGDRPVHVLTVRGAIGVATALYIERGIRQAEAEDSALAVIALDTPGGLVTSTRAIIQTILEAKVPVAVYVSPAGAQAASAGTYILYASHVAAMAPGSNMGAATPVSLGMPGLPGSTEPEKKSDPSDPNASKDKPAASGSTMERKILNDATAYMRSLAQLRHRNADWAEKAVREAATLTAEEAKKEQVIEVIARDLDDLLTQIDGRKVTVGNREVTLSTKGASIKSLDADWREKLIQVLTDPNIAYILMLGGIYGIIFEFWSPGFVLPGIIGGICLLLGLTALAVLPVNYGGLALMLLGIALMVAEAFTPNVMALGIGGLVSFVAGSIFLYDSAGNGFAVHVSWPLILGAAAASLVFFLTVLGIAMRARRRRVVSGREEMIGSRGTVVAWEGGEGRVKTHGEVWRARGAATLDPGTDIRVVGIDGLTLVVEPAASA
- a CDS encoding DSD1 family PLP-dependent enzyme, whose product is MPLEHVDTPALIVDLEVFEANLEAMAAFGERAGIFLRPHAKTHKCAVIAMRQVARGAIGVCTQKVSEAEAMVMGGVSDVYVSNEIVGTRKLEHLAALARQARMSLCVDHPDQIAAASAAAVKYKTELGVRVEINTGGNRCGVEPGQPAVDLAQRIARSPGLRFEGLQAYFGRAQHIEDHGERRAAALAGIEKAKATQAALAASKLACTYIGGAGTGTYEWEGESGVYNELQVGSYLFMDVAYGKNRDAQDNPVSDYRQSLFVYSTVMSRPQPNRAVFDAGVKAVSLDAGPPRLWGEDDVEYVRGGDEHCSFVYKNPNRTPALGDKLMLVPGHCDPTVNFYDWYVGVREGRVEALWPITARGALL